A genomic stretch from Setaria italica strain Yugu1 chromosome VII, Setaria_italica_v2.0, whole genome shotgun sequence includes:
- the LOC101778864 gene encoding cis-zeatin O-glucosyltransferase 1: MTVEALESVAVVAVPFPAQGHLNQLLHLSLLLASRGLPVHYAAPPPHVRQARERVHGWDPGALSSIEFHDLNVPEYDSPAPDPAAPSPFPNHLMPMFEAFTAAARAPLGALLARLSTTYRRVAVVFDRLNAFAATEAARLANGEAFGLQCVAMSYNIGWLDPGHRLLRDYDLQFLPVDACMSKEFVDFVLRMELDEQVAPVAGVVMNTCRVLEGEFIDVVAASPQFQGQRLFGVGPLNPLLDADARKPGQARHECLEWLDTQPPASVLYVSFGTTSCFRAEQIAELAAALKGSNQRFIWVLRDADRADIFADSGENRHAKFLSEFTKETEGTGMVITGWAPQLEILAHGATAAFMSHCGWNSTMESLSHGKPVLAWPMHSDQPWDSELLCKYLKAGLLVRPWEKHGETIPAEAIQKVIEEAMLSDSDSGMAVRERAKELGKALRASVADGGSSRKDLDDFIGYITR, translated from the coding sequence ATGACGGTTGAAGCGCTGGAATCGGTCGCCGTGGTGGCCGTGCCGTTCCCGGCGCAGGGCCACCTGAACCAGCTGCTCCACCTGTCGCTGCTGCTCGCGTCGCGGGGGCTCCCCGTGCACTACGCTGCGCCCCCGCCGCACGTCCGCCAGGCGCGCGAGCGCGTGCACGGCTGGGACCCCGGCGCCCTCAGCTCCATCGAGTTCCACGACCTCAACGTCCCCGAGTACGACTCCCCGGCCCCGGACCCGGCGGCGCCCTCACCGTTCCCGAACCACCTCATGCCCATGTTCGAGGCCTtcaccgccgcggcgcgcgccccgCTCGGCGCGCTCCTCGCCCGCCTGTCCACCACCTaccgccgcgtcgccgtcgtgTTCGACCGCCTCAACGCCTTCGCCGCGACcgaggcggcgcggctcgccaaCGGCGAGGCGTTCGGGCTGCAGTGCGTGGCCATGTCGTACAACATCGGGTGGCTGGACCCCGGGCACCGGCTCCTGCGCGACTACGACCTCCAGTTCCTCCCCGTGGACGCGTGCATGTCCAAGGAGTTCGTGGATTTCGTCCTGCGGATGGAGCTGGACGAGCAGGTCGCGCCGGTCGCCGGCGTGGTCATGAACACATGCCGGGTGCTGGAGGGCGAGTTCATCGACGTGGTTGCCGCGTCGCCTCAGTTCCAAGGGCAGAGGCTTTTCGGGGTCGGGCCGCTGAACCCGCTGCTCGACGCGGACGCCCGGAAGCCAGGACAGGCGCGGCACGAGTGCCTGGAGTGGCTCGACACGCAGCCGCCGGCGTCCGTGCTCTACGTCTCCTTCGGCACGACGTCGTGTTTCCGCGCCGAACAAATCGCCGAGCTCGCGGCGGCACTGAAGGGCAGCAATCAGCGTTTCATCTGGGTACTCCGCGACGCTGACCGAGCGGACATATTCGCTGACTCCGGCGAGAACCGGCACGCCAAGTTCCTGTCCGAGTTCACGAAGGAAACCGAGGGGACGGGTATGGTGATCACCGGGTGGGCGCCGCAGCTGGAGATCCTCGCTCACGGTGCCACGGCGGCGTTCATGAGTCATTGTGGTTGGAACTCAACCATGGAAAGCCTAAGTCACGGGAAGCCGGTGCTTGCATGGCCCATGCACTCCGACCAGCCATGGGACTCGGAGTTGTTGTGCAAGTACCTCAAGGCCGGCCTCCTCGTCAGGCCCTGGGAGAAGCACGGTGAAACAATACCGGCAGAGGCCATCCAGAAGGTTATCGAGGAAGCAATGCTGTCAGACTCAGACAGCGGGATGGCGGTGCGGGAGCGGGCCAAGGAGCTCGGAAAGGCGCTCCGCGCCTCCGTGGCCGACGGCGGGAGTTCACGCAAGGATCTCGACGACTTCATTGGGTACATCACGAGATGA
- the LOC101779938 gene encoding protein CUP-SHAPED COTYLEDON 1 isoform X1, which yields MMKEARMRIMLELLFVSKSGWLTIEKFMVLRPNKDSDVSILPSSIFLAIINLETSRVTRRVADMEAAEETPSGGGDDEKVKYPVGFRFKPTLQELVEFYLLPKLLDNPTVPNDAVIEADAYECDPEILTKRYEARGADENWYFLSPRSRRYPGGDRPTRRTADNRGRWKPSTGQSKPGKDAAAGHSKAKKVLKKNLSVGAYEFTENTLAYYVGDPRNETKTKWLMHELTVPDPEKEKDLDSPTAEKPRDHMLLNKYVMCRIYKSPLKKWKELENEEGGTSSASACDEEVPTSSQSGPAPEGSGEASALTPLSSKCAGKRPAAEQPTSEQANAPNKRASQHTMRAPPVGVGAAGYYDYRRVPAQLPPLMQWPPAIYSSMQGPVKMQRRPPLMNAHNGQPPVQGPPVLRLYPPHRAAATVPNSLGRTVMMRPPNLAAGPPVRPPSFPRPPPPQQQQMEDMMMR from the exons ATGATGAAGGAAGCTCGAATGCGGATCATGCTAGAGTTGTTGTTCGTCTCCAAATCAGGTTGGTTGACAATAGAAAAGTTCATGGTTTTGCGGCCCAACAAGGACTCCGACGTATCTATCCTACCGTCGTCTATCTTCCTTGCCATCATCAACCTCGAAACCTCGCGGGTCACGCGTCGAGTCGCCGACATGGAAGCAGCAGAGGAGACGCCGAGCGGAGGGGGAGACGACGAGAAAGTCAAATATCCGGTGGGGTTCCGGTTCAAGCCGACGCTCCAGGAGCTCGTGGAGTTCTACCTCCTCCCCAAGCTGCTGGACAACCCGACCGTGCCCAACGATGCCGTCATCGAGGCGGACGCGTACGAGTGCGATCCGGAGATACTGACTA AAAGGTACGAGGCGAGGGGCGCGGACGAGAACTGGTACTTCCTGTCGCCGAGAAGTCGCAGGTACCCGGGAGGGGACCGGCCGACGCGGCGCACGGCCGACAACCGCGGCCGGTGGAAGCCGTCAACGGGGCAGTCGAAGCCGGGGAAGGACGCCGCGGCGGGCCACTCCAAGGCGAAGAAGGTTCTCAAGAAGAACCTCAGCGTCGGCGCGTACGAGTTCACCGAGAACACCCTCGCCTACTACGTGGGCGACCCAAGGAACGAGACCAAGACCAAGTGGCTGATGCATGAGCTCACCGTCCCGGATCCCGAGAAAGAGAAAGACCTCGACAGCCCGACCGCCGAGAAGCCACGCGACCACATGCTG TTGAACAAATACGTCATGTGCAGGATCTACAAGAGCCCGTTGAAAAAATGGAAAGAACTCGAGAACGAGGAGGGTGGCACGAGCTCTGCCTCCGCGTGCGATGAAGAGGTGCCAACCTCGTCGCAGTCCGGGCCGGCGCCGGAGGGCTCCGGGGAGGCATCGGCGCTGACGCCGTTGTCGAGCAAGTGCGCGGGCAAGAGGCCCGCGGCGGAGCAGCCGACGAGCGAGCAAGCCAACGCGCCGAACAAGCGGGCTTCCCAGCACACAATGCGAGCGCCGCCGGTCGGAGTCGGAGCCGCGGGGTACTACGACTACCGCAGGGTACCAGCACAGCTGCCTCCGCTGATGCAATGGCCGCCGGCGATCTACAGTAGCATGCAGGGACCAGTGAAGATGCAGCGACGGCCACCTTTGATGAACGCGCACAACGGGCAGCCGCCGGTGCAGGGGCCGCCGGTGTTGAGGCTATACCCGCCGCACCGGGCCGCAGCAACCGTTCCCAACTCTCTTGGTCGGACGGTGATGATGCGTCCCCCGAACCTAGCCGCCGGCCCACCGGTTCGGCCGCCGTCCTTCCCccgaccaccgccaccacagcagcagcagatggaGGACATGATGATGCGCTAG
- the LOC101779938 gene encoding protein CUP-SHAPED COTYLEDON 1 isoform X2, with amino-acid sequence MRIMLELLFVSKSGWLTIEKFMVLRPNKDSDVSILPSSIFLAIINLETSRVTRRVADMEAAEETPSGGGDDEKVKYPVGFRFKPTLQELVEFYLLPKLLDNPTVPNDAVIEADAYECDPEILTKRYEARGADENWYFLSPRSRRYPGGDRPTRRTADNRGRWKPSTGQSKPGKDAAAGHSKAKKVLKKNLSVGAYEFTENTLAYYVGDPRNETKTKWLMHELTVPDPEKEKDLDSPTAEKPRDHMLLNKYVMCRIYKSPLKKWKELENEEGGTSSASACDEEVPTSSQSGPAPEGSGEASALTPLSSKCAGKRPAAEQPTSEQANAPNKRASQHTMRAPPVGVGAAGYYDYRRVPAQLPPLMQWPPAIYSSMQGPVKMQRRPPLMNAHNGQPPVQGPPVLRLYPPHRAAATVPNSLGRTVMMRPPNLAAGPPVRPPSFPRPPPPQQQQMEDMMMR; translated from the exons ATGCGGATCATGCTAGAGTTGTTGTTCGTCTCCAAATCAGGTTGGTTGACAATAGAAAAGTTCATGGTTTTGCGGCCCAACAAGGACTCCGACGTATCTATCCTACCGTCGTCTATCTTCCTTGCCATCATCAACCTCGAAACCTCGCGGGTCACGCGTCGAGTCGCCGACATGGAAGCAGCAGAGGAGACGCCGAGCGGAGGGGGAGACGACGAGAAAGTCAAATATCCGGTGGGGTTCCGGTTCAAGCCGACGCTCCAGGAGCTCGTGGAGTTCTACCTCCTCCCCAAGCTGCTGGACAACCCGACCGTGCCCAACGATGCCGTCATCGAGGCGGACGCGTACGAGTGCGATCCGGAGATACTGACTA AAAGGTACGAGGCGAGGGGCGCGGACGAGAACTGGTACTTCCTGTCGCCGAGAAGTCGCAGGTACCCGGGAGGGGACCGGCCGACGCGGCGCACGGCCGACAACCGCGGCCGGTGGAAGCCGTCAACGGGGCAGTCGAAGCCGGGGAAGGACGCCGCGGCGGGCCACTCCAAGGCGAAGAAGGTTCTCAAGAAGAACCTCAGCGTCGGCGCGTACGAGTTCACCGAGAACACCCTCGCCTACTACGTGGGCGACCCAAGGAACGAGACCAAGACCAAGTGGCTGATGCATGAGCTCACCGTCCCGGATCCCGAGAAAGAGAAAGACCTCGACAGCCCGACCGCCGAGAAGCCACGCGACCACATGCTG TTGAACAAATACGTCATGTGCAGGATCTACAAGAGCCCGTTGAAAAAATGGAAAGAACTCGAGAACGAGGAGGGTGGCACGAGCTCTGCCTCCGCGTGCGATGAAGAGGTGCCAACCTCGTCGCAGTCCGGGCCGGCGCCGGAGGGCTCCGGGGAGGCATCGGCGCTGACGCCGTTGTCGAGCAAGTGCGCGGGCAAGAGGCCCGCGGCGGAGCAGCCGACGAGCGAGCAAGCCAACGCGCCGAACAAGCGGGCTTCCCAGCACACAATGCGAGCGCCGCCGGTCGGAGTCGGAGCCGCGGGGTACTACGACTACCGCAGGGTACCAGCACAGCTGCCTCCGCTGATGCAATGGCCGCCGGCGATCTACAGTAGCATGCAGGGACCAGTGAAGATGCAGCGACGGCCACCTTTGATGAACGCGCACAACGGGCAGCCGCCGGTGCAGGGGCCGCCGGTGTTGAGGCTATACCCGCCGCACCGGGCCGCAGCAACCGTTCCCAACTCTCTTGGTCGGACGGTGATGATGCGTCCCCCGAACCTAGCCGCCGGCCCACCGGTTCGGCCGCCGTCCTTCCCccgaccaccgccaccacagcagcagcagatggaGGACATGATGATGCGCTAG
- the LOC101779272 gene encoding trichohyalin: MRGYEYDTNGYHRAMEDEYGDEYYDQDEYEEDGSGAGDEYVEEEEPLEGQKEILELRERLKEQIRRKAKAAAASAAGRSSSSHDRILPTRENKFGSFFGPSKPVISRRVIEERKSLKELHSTISRDPRPSGVHRDMPSSSKVQNKGNGHQHKPKMVNEVKKKAEALKDNRDYSFLLSDDADLSSSPKEKPANRSSLTQKADRVVMHSAAKSKAPTSQPARLSNGYGSKNTLSTQRHAEGRVDSMRKEVFSNRERSVSRDNERMNSIVRNGSNQANTSKITSQKLPTKGPTPNRHPSRDLNDPALRKGNVVSRHEIDRPKSSQSQRMQSAVQRPQLSSHGQRPHQSMQQRPQQSLQNRRLQQVSQGQRPQQSLQSQRTQQSLQSQRPQQSSHVQKLQSSQTHRPQSQSNRSQSLQGQRPLSSQCQYSEQRRLQASDRVKQVERQIRPPSKAMPSRPISSNGIRDDHAKRKQVAKRRFDEDEDEEDPLAMIRNMFGYDPRRYAGRDEDDSDMEADFATIEREEKRSARIARQEDEEQLRLIEEEERREQERKRRKMARGR, encoded by the exons ATGAGGGGCTACGAGTATGACACCAAT GGTTACCATCGAGCAATGGAGGATGAGTACGGAGATGAGTATTATGATCAAGATGAGTATGAGGAGGATGGTTCAGGTGCCGGGGATGAGTATGTTGAGGAGGAAGAACCTCTAGAGGGACAGAAGGAGATCCTTGAATTGAGAGAACGGCTAAAGGAGCAGATTAGGAGAAAGGCAAAGGCTGCTGCAGCCAGCGCAGCTGGCCGCTCGTCTTCTTCCCATGATAGAATTCTACCAACCAGGGAGAACAA ATTTGGCTCCTTCTTCGGACCATCCAAGCCGGTGATTTCTCGACGAGtgattgaagaaagaaaatcATTGAAAGAACTGCATAGCACAATCTCAAGAGATCCGAGGCCTTCTGGAGTACAT agGGACATGCCATCATCCTCCAAAGTCCAAAATAAAGGAAATGGACATCAGCATAAACCCAAGATGGTTAATGAG GTAAAGAAGAAGGCTGAGGCACTTAAGGATAACCGGGATTATTCATTTCTACTCTCAGATGATGCTGACCTTTCGTCCTCTCCAAAGGAGAAACCTGCAAATAGATCTTCCTTGACTCAAAAGGCTG ATCGTGTGGTGATGCACTCAGCAGCAAAGAGCAAGGCACCAACAAGTCAACCTGCACGATTGTCAAATGGATATGGATCTAAGAACACATTGTCAACCCAAAGACATGCTGAAGGTAGGGTAGATTCAATGAGAAAGGAGGTTTTCTCAAATAGAGAAAGGTCTGTTTCACGTGACAATGAGAGGATGAATAGTATTGTTAGAAATGGATCCAACCAGGCAAATACTAGCAAAATTACAAGCCAAAAGCTTCCAACCAAGGGCCCTACTCCTAATAGGCATCCTTCAAGGGATTTGAATGATCCAGCTCTGAGGAAGGGCAATGTAGTGTCGAGGCACGAGATTGACAGACCAAAATCCTCGCAAAGTCAGAGGATGCAGTCAGCTGTTCAGAGACCCCAGCTTTCTTCCCATGGTCAGAGGCCACATCAATCGATGCAGCAGAGGCCGCAGCAGTCATTGCAGAATCGAAGGCTGCAGCAGGTGTCACAGGGTCAGAGGCCACAACAGTCATTGCAGAGTCAAAGGACGCAACAGTCCTTGCAGAGTCAAAGACCACAGCAGTCTTCACATGTTCAGAAATTGCAATCTTCGCAAACTCACAGACCACAGTCGCAAAGTAACAGGTCTCAGTCGTTGCAAGGGCAAAGGCCTCTTTCTTCGCAGTGTCAATACTCGGAGCAAAGAAGACTTCAGGCAAGTGATAGAGTAAAACAAGTAGAAAGGCAGATTAGACCTCCTTCGAAAGCCATG CCATCTCGGCCTATCTCTTCCAATGGAATTCGTGATGATCATGCTAAGAGAAAACAAGTGGCGAAAAGAAgatttgatgaagatgaagatgaggaagaccCCCTTGCAATGATCAGAAATATGTTCGG GTATGATCCTAGAAGATATGCGGGCAGAGATGAGGATGATAGTGACATGGAAGCAGATTTTGCTACTATAGAGAGGGAAGAGAAAAGAAG TGCGAGGATTGCTAGGCAGGAGGATGAGGAGCAACTCCGCCTAattgaggaagaagagagacGTGAAcaggagaggaagaggcggaAGATGGCACGGGGCCGATAG
- the LOC101765627 gene encoding LOW QUALITY PROTEIN: brain-specific angiogenesis inhibitor 1 (The sequence of the model RefSeq protein was modified relative to this genomic sequence to represent the inferred CDS: substituted 1 base at 1 genomic stop codon), with the protein MSSFSNEEFSSCPFSSIFSDNGSSKPLDAIEKSKTLVDSSVEETVQDTKAPLQLESNLFSANLDGAPEAEEGFVPKSKSPLLWVVSPPNHPPFPSRPPRSRDGPPATIPAHPPPPSESTTTTTSLEQQQPPPPAPPSGVESEAPPKRRKVEEVGFQRSPYYTIRXTVANLRGRFLQVCQGTDSEKKDAAVEILKEMKDVMELSKKMRLDLSSAAEPVKPLDKPADRAPKDKHAGKVPSSEKSSSSDKPGWKFRADNSNTAAHRLLVETKKGAGPSKTTDHTKQQGRLPQGSYVIGGSPIGWNFLLWPGRKAVYYGLTKEEWLARRSAK; encoded by the exons ATGTCAAGCTTCTCGAACGAAGAATTCAGCTCTTGTCCATTCTCCAGCATCTTCAGTGACAATGGCAGCAGCAAACCACTGGATGCAATCGAGAAGAGCAAAACTTTAGTTGATTCGAGCGTTGAAGAAACTGTTCAAGATACAAAAGCTCCTCTGCAGCTTGAATCAAACCTTTTTAGCGCAAATCTGGATGGAGCTCCGGAGGCAGAGGAGGGCTTCGTTCCAAAG TCCAAATCCCCATTGTTATGGGTCGTCTCGCCTCCAAACCACCCCCCATTTCCCTCCAGGCCTCCACGCAGCCGCGATGGCCCTCCGGCCACCATCCCCGCCcatccgcctccgccgtcggAGTCGACGACGACAACCACCAGcctggagcagcagcagccgccgccgcctgctcctccttcCGGCGTTGAGTCCGAGGCGCCGCCAAAGAGGcggaaggtggaggaggtggggtTTCAGCGCTCGCCGTACTACACGATCAGATAAACCGTCGCGAATCTCCGCGGCCGCTTCCTTCAG GTTTGCCAAGGAACTGACTCAGAAAAGAAAGATGCTGCTGTTGAGATCTTGAAAG AGATGAAAGATGTCATGGAATTATCCAAGAAAATGCGGCTTGATCTGTCCTCTGCTGCTGAGCCTGTGAAACCGCTCGACAAACCTGCAGATAGAGCTCCCAAGGATAAGCATGCTGGAAAAGTTCCATCCTCAGAGAAGTCAAGTTCCTCTGACAAGCCTGGCTGGAAATTTCGTGCTGATAACTCAAACACTGCAGCACATAGGTTACTGGTGGAGACGAAAAAGGGGGCCGGACCAAGTAAGACAACAGATCATACAAAGCAGCAGGGTAGACTCCCGCAAGGGTCTTATGTCATCGGTGGATCTCCCATTGGCTGGAATTTTCTCTTGTGGCCTGGACGCAAAGCAGTCTACTACGGTTTGACCAAAGAAGAGTGGTTGGCTCGTCGATCTGCGAAATGA
- the LOC101780613 gene encoding 5-amino-6-(5-phospho-D-ribitylamino)uracil phosphatase, chloroplastic, with protein MISSISLFGSSQQPALKFYGKCLPNNPHFAVTMHSVAKSMGKAMIMKRARLKLHATDINRKPQTHELYKLVCRLPENLSWLLEPPEIPKRTASKKKKQKDEMVTGQFGVILEWEGVVVEDDDPDLEPRVWYVLSLEEAKSFPPDALLKEIEGMRTEQAISEVLCWSEDPEEIKRLAARKEVIYQILRGGYYQLRPGVLDFLNTLVDFEIPIAIAAPRSRKSLEEGIKTVGLQGYFDAIIALEDFCLGKPDGEMFEVAAEQLGLEPDVCVVFGNSNLTTESAHTSGMWCVAVAGRHPAYELQAANHVVRWLDQLSVVDLKRLVNGEVIGRRGRESDMDMEIVIEE; from the coding sequence ATGATTTCATCTATCAGCTTATTTGGAAGCTCTCAGCAGCCTGCTCTCAAGTTTTACGGAAAATGCTTGCCAAATAACCCACATTTTGCAGTGACAATGCATTCAGTTGCAAAGTCCATGGGTAAAGCTATGATTATGAAGAGGGCACGTCTGAAGCTACATGCCACGGACATCAATAGGAAACCCCAGACCCATGAACTTTACAAATTGGTTTGTAGACTTCCTGAAAACCTTAGCTGGCTGTTGGAGCCACCAGAAATTCCTAAAAGaacagcctcaaagaagaagaaacagaaggATGAAATGGTGACTGGTCAGTTTGGTGTGATCTTGGAGTGGGAGGGAGTTGTTGTGGAAGATGACGATCCAGACTTGGAGCCCCGGGTTTGGTATGTTCTATCACTTGAAGAGGCAAAGTCTTTCCCTCCGGATGCATTGCTGAAGGAAATTGAGGGAATGAGAACTGAGCAGGCTATTTCAGAAGTGTTATGTTGGTCAGAAGATCCAGAGGAAATTAAAAGGTTGGCAGCACGCAAGGAGGTAATATATCAAATCCTCCGAGGAGGATACTATCAACTGCGACCAGGTGTCCTTGATTTCTTGAATACCCTTGTGGATTTTGAAATTCCGATAGCAATTGCAGCTCCCCGCTCACGCAAGAGCCTTGAAGAAGGGATTAAAACTGTTGGTCTGCAAGGTTACTTTGATGCTATAATTGCATTAGAGGATTTCTGCCTAGGGAAACCTGATGGTGAGATGTTTGAGGTTGCAGCGGAGCAACTTGGTCTTGAGCCAGACGTTTGTGTTGTGTTTGGTAATTCAAACTTGACGACAGAATCTGCACATACTTCTGGGATGTGGTGTGTGGCAGTTGCAGGCCGACACCCTGCCTATGAGCTGCAAGCAGCAAATCATGTTGTGAGATGGCTTGATCAACTCTCTGTTGTTGACTTGAAGAGGCTTGTTAATGGTGAGGTTATTGGTCGCAGGGGCAGAGAATCTGACATGGATATGGAAATTGTGATTGAGGAATGA
- the LOC101781015 gene encoding anthocyanin regulatory R-S protein, which yields MVCSEMRKITAMALPASPVQEELQPESQLRNHLAAAVRSINWTYALFWSISSTQPGFLTWTDGFYNGEVKTRKIANSAELTADQLVMQRSEQLRELYEALLSGECDRRTARPVASLSPEDLGDTEWYYVVCMTYAFRPGQGLPGRSFASNERVWMRNSHLADSKAFPRALLAKSASIQTIVCIPFMSGVLELGTTDAVCSMVKLTLRATASFWEMQFPACSQEPSSSPSANETGKPADIIVFEDLDHIAMEAMIAGGQELGEAESLSDGTLEQITKEIDEFYSLCEEMDVQPLEDTWIMDGSFEVPSSPQPAPGPATTNAAATSSALVDGSRATSFTAWARPESDSDEVAVPVVEEPQKLLKKAVAGGAWAANNGGGGTTRMAQESGVKNHVMSERKRREKLNEMFLVLKSLVPSIHKVDKASILAETIAYLKELQRRVQELESSREPIISRPSETTRATRRHDDEAVRKKVCAAGSKRKGSELGGDVEREHPRALSKDGTSNVTVTVSDKEVLVEVQCRWEELLMTRVFDAIKSLQLDVHSVQASAPDGFMGLKIRAQFAGSAAVVPWMISEALRNAIGKR from the exons ATTCCTAACGTGGACGGATGGGTTCTACAACGGCGAGGTGAAGACGAGGAAGATCGCCAACTCTGCGGAGCTGACCGCCGACCAGCTCGTCATGCAGCGAAGCGAGCAGCTGCGGGAGCTCTACGAGGCCCTCCTCTCCGGCGAGTGCGACCGCCGGACGGCGCGGCCGGTCGCCTCGCTGTCGCCGGAGGACCTCGGCGACACCGAGTGGTACTACGTGGTCTGCATGACCTACGCCTTCCGGCCAGGCCAAGG GTTGCCGGGAAGGAGCTTTGCTAGCAACGAACGTGTCTGGATGCGGAACTCTCACCTCGCCGACAGCAAAGCCTTCCCCCGCGCGCTCCTGGCGAAG AGCGCGTCCATTCAG ACAATCGTCTGCATCCCGTTCATGAGCGGCGTGCTTGAGCTGGGGACAACTGATGCGGTATGCTCAATGGTCAAGTTAACACT CCGAGCCACTGCATCTTTCTGGGAGATGCAGTTTCCGGCATGCTCGCAGGAGCCGAGCTCCAGCCCGTCAGCAAACGAAACCGGCAAGCCCGCCGACATTATCGTGTTCGAGGACCTCGATCACATTGCCATGGAAGCGATGATCGCCGGCGGACAGGAGCTAGGCGAAGCGGAGAGCCTGTCAGATGGAACCCTCGAGCAAATCACCAAGGAGATCGACGAATTCTACAGCCTCTGCGAGGAAATGGACGTGCAGCCACTCGAGGATACCTGGATCATGGACGGGTCTTTCGAAGTCCCCTCTTCGCCgcagccggcgccggggcctgcTACTActaacgccgccgccacctcaagCGCTCTCGTTGACGGCTCTCGCGCGACGAGCTTTACGGCCTGGGCGAGGCCGGAGTCGGACTCCGATGAAGTGGCTGTGCCGGTCGTCGAAGAGCCACagaagctgctgaagaaagCGGTGGCCGGCGGAGCTTGGGCGGcgaacaatggcggcggcggcacgacgAGAATGGCCCAAGAAAGTGGCGTCAAGAACCACGTCATGTCGGAGAGGAAGCGCCGGGAAAAGCTCAACGAGATGTTCCTCGTTCTCAAGTCATTGGTTCCCTCCATTCACAAG GTGGACAAAGCATCGATCCTTGCCGAAACGATAGCGTACCTCAAGGAGCTTCAACGAAGGGTACAAGAGCTAGAATCCAGCAGGGAACCCATAATCTCGCGCCCATCCGAAACAACGAGGGCAACAAGGCGCCATGACGATGAGGCCGTCAGGAAGAAAGTCTGTGCCGCGGGCTCCAAGAGGAAGGGCTCGGAGCTCGGCGGTGACGTGGAGAGGGAGCACCCACGGGCCCTCTCCAAGGACGGCACCAGCAACGTCACCGTCACCGTCTCAGACAAGGAGGTGCTCGTGGAGGTGCAGTGCCGGTGGGAAGAGCTTCTGATGACGCGAGTGTTCGACGCAATCAAGAGCCTGCAACTGGACGTTCACTCGGTTCAGGCATCGGCACCGGATGGGTTCATGGGGCTGAAGATACGGGCTCAG TTTGCCGGCTCAGCTGCCGTTGTGCCGTGGATGATCAGCGAGGCCCTCCGTAATGCTATAGGGAAGCGATGA